Proteins found in one Sorghum bicolor cultivar BTx623 chromosome 1, Sorghum_bicolor_NCBIv3, whole genome shotgun sequence genomic segment:
- the LOC8059634 gene encoding pentatricopeptide repeat-containing protein At2g22410, mitochondrial produces the protein MPPPSRLLVLLRGAAVHPPPFRALLKLHAHLLVSGVLSSHSTSPFSDRLVAAFALSDPASPRPLLHALAILASLPSPPDSASPYNAAFRALSLCPHRHLVDRHCLPLYRALLCSSSARPDHLTFPFLLKACARLQYRPYGAAVLGHVQKLGFSADVFVVNAGVHFWSVSGSMVLARRLFDESPARDVVSWNTLIGGYVRSGLPREALELFWRLVEDGKAVRPDEVTMIGAVSGCAQMGDLELGKRLHEFVDSKGVRCTVRLMNAVMDMYVKCGSLELAKSVFERIDNKTVVSWTTMIVGHARLGMMEDARMLFDEMPERDVFPWNALMAGYVQNKQGKEAIALFHEMQESKVDPNEITMVNLLSACSQLGALEMGMWVHHYIDRHQLYLSVALGTSLVDMYAKCGNIKKAICIFKEIPDKNALTWTAMICGLANHGHADEAIEYFQRMIDLGLQPDEITFIGVLSACCHAGLVKEGRQFFSLMHEKYHLERKMKHYSCMIDLLGRAGHLDEAEQLVNTMPMDPDAVVWGALFFACRMHGNITLGEKAAMKLVELDPSDSGIYVLLANMYAEANMRKKADKVRVMMRHLGVEKVPGCSCIELNGVVHEFIVKDKSHLDTIAIYDCLHGITLQMKHTANLIDISETGIMSHL, from the coding sequence ATGCCTCCGCCTTCCCGCCTGCTGGTCCTCCTCCGCGGCGCCGCCGTCCACCCGCCGCCGTTCCGCGCCCTTCTGAAGCTCCACGCGCACCTCCTCGTCTCCGGCGTCCTCTCCTCCCACTCCACCTCTCCCTTCAGCGACCGCCTCGTCGCCGCTTTTGCCCTCTCCGACCCGGCCTCCCCACGCCCGCTTCTCCACGCGCTTGCCATCCTCGCTTCCCTCCCATCCCCGCCGGACTCTGCATCCCCCTACAATGCCGCGTTCCGCGCGCTCTCCCTCTGCCCCCATCGTCATCTCGTGGATCGCCACTGCCTCCCGCTCTACCGCGCCCTCCTCTGCTCCAGTTCCGCGCGCCCTGATCACCTCACCTTCCCATTCCTGCTCAAGGCCTGCGCGCGCCTGCAGTACAGGCCGTACGGTGCCGCGGTTCTTGGACATGTGCAGAAACTGGGGTTCAGCGCTGACGTCTTCGTGGTGAACGCCGGGGTGCATTTCTGGTCTGTTAGTGGGTCCATGGTTCTTGCCCGCAGGTTGTTCGATGAAAGTCCCGCCAGGGACGTGGTCTCGTGGAATACACTGATTGGTGGGTACGTGAGGAGTGGCCTCCCGCGGGAGGCGCTAGAGTTATTTTGGAGGTTGGTGGAAGACGGCAAGGCAGTGAGGCCTGATGAGGTCACTATGATCGGGGCAGTGTCGGGATGTGCACAGATGGGGGATTTGGAGCTCGGGAAGAGGCTGCATGAGTTTGTGGACAGTAAAGGGGTGAGGTGCACGGTGAGGCTGATGAATGCGGTGATGGATATGTATGTCAAGTGTGGCAGTTTAGAGTTAGCAAAGTCGGTGTTTGAAAGGATCGACAACAAAACTGTTGTTTCTTGGACAACCATGATCGTGGGACATGCGAGGCTGGGGATGATGGAGGATGCTCGGATGCTGTTCGATGAGATGCCTGAAAGGGATGTATTCCCATGGAATGCTCTGATGGCTGGTTATGTACAGAATAAGCAGGGCAAGGAGGCTATTGCGCTGTTCCATGAGATGCAGGAATCAAAGGTGGATCCTAATGAGATCACCATGGTTAATCTCCTATCTGCTTGTTCGCAGCTTGGAGCATTAGAAATGGGGATGTGGGTCCACCATTACATTGACAGACATCAGCTTTATCTTAGTGTTGCACTTGGCACATCTCTAGTTGACATGTATGCAAAGTGTGGCAACATCAAGAAGGcgatctgtattttcaaagaaATCCCAGATAAAAATGCACTCACATGGACAGCAATGATATGTGGTCTTGCAAATCATGGACATGCTGATGAGGCCATAGAATACTTCCAGAGAATGATAGATCTTGGATTGCAGCCAGATGAGATAACATTTATAGGGGTTCTGTCAGCTTGTTGCCATGCTGGTTTGGTTAAAGAAGGTCGTCAATTTTTCTCCCTAATGCATGAGAAATACCACCTTGAGAGGAAAATGAAACATTATTCATGTATGATAGACTTGCTAGGCAGAGCAGGACATTTAGATGAAGCAGAACAGCTTGTAAACACCATGCCTATGGATCCTGATGCAGTAGTTTGGGGTGCTCTTTTCTTTGCTTGTAGGATGCATGGTAACATCACTCTTGGTGAGAAGGCAGCAATGAAATTGGTAGAACTTGACCCAAGTGATAGTGGAATCTACGTGTTATTGGCTAACATGTATGCAGAGGCAAATATGAGGAAGAAGGCCGACAAAGTGAGGGTTATGATGAGGCACTTGGGAGTGGAGAAGGTTCCTGGATGTAGTTGCATTGAGCTGAATGGTGTGGTTCATGAATTTATCGTAAAAGATAAGTCCCATTTGGACACTATTGCAATTTATGACTGCTTACATGGGATTACATTACAAATGAAGCATACTGCAAACCTGATTGACATTTCAGAAACTGGCATCATGTCGCATCTTTAG